In a genomic window of Trueperaceae bacterium:
- a CDS encoding tetratricopeptide repeat protein encodes LRERARGAMACHYADLLDATRERTFGRDGEAALADLHPELENVDVALDHLVARDPAYALRLLARTWRVMASLGHAGAALGRLRPLLDAYAHALSGEERADALDAAGSLAFNVGRRAEARRFYEAALPLRRSLEDPTRLAWTLINLNTLLVILGAWDAAAATFREVLDAGERAGPRWMNAAGLQQISWVATAAYDEALAATRTSLADAVRTYADAGDALTEVGARLALNDLLIRGTDPAGLLANLDALAHPLARLDATERTRLVAPVRGAVHLLEAFDRHDAAERLEALARTHLA; translated from the coding sequence CCCTCCGCGAGCGGGCACGCGGCGCGATGGCGTGCCACTACGCCGACCTGCTCGACGCGACCCGGGAGCGGACGTTCGGTCGCGACGGCGAGGCGGCCCTCGCCGACCTGCACCCCGAACTCGAGAACGTCGACGTCGCCCTCGACCACCTCGTCGCGCGCGACCCGGCGTACGCCCTCCGCCTCCTGGCGCGCACCTGGCGCGTCATGGCGTCGCTCGGGCACGCCGGCGCCGCCCTGGGGCGCCTCCGACCGCTGCTCGACGCGTACGCGCACGCGCTCTCCGGCGAGGAACGCGCCGACGCCCTCGACGCCGCCGGGTCGCTGGCGTTCAACGTCGGGCGCCGCGCCGAAGCCCGCCGTTTCTACGAGGCGGCCCTCCCCCTCCGCCGGTCGCTGGAGGACCCCACCCGCCTCGCCTGGACGCTGATCAACCTGAACACCCTGCTGGTGATCCTCGGCGCGTGGGACGCCGCCGCCGCGACGTTCCGCGAGGTGCTGGACGCCGGAGAGCGCGCCGGACCGCGCTGGATGAACGCCGCCGGACTCCAGCAGATCTCCTGGGTCGCGACCGCCGCCTACGACGAAGCGCTCGCCGCGACCCGCACCTCCCTCGCCGACGCGGTCCGCACCTACGCCGACGCCGGCGACGCGCTGACCGAGGTCGGGGCGCGCCTCGCGCTCAACGACCTGCTGATCCGCGGCACCGACCCCGCCGGCCTCCTCGCCAACCTCGACGCCCTGGCGCACCCGTTGGCGCGCCTGGACGCCACGGAGCGCACCCGCCTGGTCGCACCGGTGCGCGGTGCGGTCCACCTCCTCGAGGCGTTCGACCGGCACGACGCCGCCGAACGCCTCGAGGCGCTCGCCCGCACGCACCTCGCCTGA
- a CDS encoding histidine phosphatase family protein gives MERTPLVDLWIVRHATAEPRRADLADRDRDLTDDGVREAQALAGGLPPLDHLYVSPALRARRTADAIAHLAPAGPEALDALWAGDGADLPDALARMLRVGPSASASSVTTGGRPLRLGVVGHAPMLAEAAGLLIAPYRADQPARLHLAKAGVAHLVGTLEPGGMELRLLLGREDVARFA, from the coding sequence ATGGAACGAACCCCCCTCGTCGACCTGTGGATCGTGCGGCACGCGACCGCGGAACCCCGCCGGGCGGACCTCGCCGACCGCGACCGCGACCTGACCGACGACGGCGTCCGCGAAGCGCAGGCGCTGGCCGGCGGCCTGCCCCCGCTCGACCACCTGTACGTGAGCCCCGCGCTTCGCGCGCGCCGCACCGCCGACGCGATCGCCCACCTGGCGCCCGCCGGACCGGAGGCCCTCGACGCGCTGTGGGCGGGCGACGGGGCGGACCTCCCGGACGCCCTGGCGCGCATGCTGCGGGTCGGACCGAGCGCGTCGGCGTCGAGCGTCACGACCGGCGGGCGCCCCCTCCGCCTCGGGGTGGTCGGGCACGCACCGATGCTGGCCGAGGCGGCGGGCCTGCTGATCGCGCCCTACCGCGCCGACCAACCCGCCCGCCTGCACCTCGCGAAGGCCGGCGTCGCGCACCTGGTGGGGACGCTGGAGCCGGGCGGCATGGAGTTGCGCCTCCTGCTCGGCCGCGAGGACGTC